The following proteins come from a genomic window of Loxodonta africana isolate mLoxAfr1 chromosome 19, mLoxAfr1.hap2, whole genome shotgun sequence:
- the ACADS gene encoding short-chain specific acyl-CoA dehydrogenase, mitochondrial, which produces MEDGTDNKLKDLGGCTQAGRGRRGLSGPSPAGARDRRAPPPVVRNPSVGSGRSSGGSEVLSTWAMAMTAALFARACGRVRGVLHPRDWRQLHTIYQSVALPETHLMLRETCRDFAEKELVPIAAQLDKEHRFPAAQVKRMGELGLLAMDVPEELGGASLDYLAYSIAVEEISRGCASTGAIMSVNNSLYLGPILKFGSQEQKQRWVTPFTSGDKLGCFALSEPGNGSDAGAASTTAVADGDSWVLNGTKAWITNSWEASAAVVFASTDRLQQNKGISAFLVPMPTPGLTLGKKEDKLGIRASSTANLIFEDCRIPKENLLGELGMGFKIAMQTLDAGRIGIASQALGIAQAALDCAVTYAENRKAFGMPLTKLQVIQFKLADMALALESARLLTWRAAMLKDDKKPFVKEAAMAKLAASEAATAITHQAIQILGGMGYVTEMPAERHYRDARITEIYEGTSEIQRLVVARHVLKSYQS; this is translated from the exons ATGGAAGACGGCACGGACAACAAGCTGAAGGATCTTGGAGGCTGCACTCAGGCAGGACGCGGGAGGCGGGGCCTCTCAGGCCCCTCCCCGGCTGGAGCACGTGACCGCCGCGCCCCGCCCCCCGTAGTCCGGAACCCGAGCGTCGGGAGCGGGAGGTCTTCCGGGGGAAGCGAGGTGTTGTCAACGTGGGCCATGGCCATGACCGCTGCGCTGTTCGCCCGGGCCTGCGGCCGAGTCCGCGGAG TTCTGCATCCTCGGGACTGGCGGCAGTTACATACGATCTACCAGTCGGTGGCATTGCCCGAGACACATCTGATGTTGCGCGAGACGTGCCGGGACTTTGCCGAGAAGGAGCTGGTTCCCATTGCCGCCCAGCTGGACAAGGAACATCGCTTCCCAGCAGCTCAG GTGAAAAGGATGGGTGAGCTGGGGCTGCTGGCCATGGACGTGCCGGAGGAGCTGGGTGGTGCTAGCCTCGACTACCTGGCCTACTCCATTGCCGTGGAGGAGATCAGCAGGGGCTGCGCCTCCACTGGCGCCATCATGAGTGTCAACAAT TCGCTGTATCTGGGGCCTATCCTGAAGTTTggctcccaggagcagaagcagcGGTGGGTCACTCCTTTCACCAGTGGTGATAAACTTGGCTGCTTCGCCCTCAGTGAACCAG GGAACGGCAGCGACGCGGGCGCCGCCTCCACCACGGCCGTCGCAGACGGTGACTCCTGGGTCCTGAATGGTACCAAGGCCTGGATCACTAACTCTTGGGAGGCCTCCGCCGCCGTGGTCTTCGCCAGCACGGACAGACTCCAGCAAAACAAG GGCATCAGCGCTTTCCTGGTTCCCATGCCAACGCCTGGGCTCACGCTGGGCAAGAAGGAAGACAAGCTGGGCATTCGGGCCTCGTCCACGGCCAACCTCATCTTTGAGGACTGTCGCATCCCCAAGGAAAACCTGCTAGGGGAGCTGGGAATGGGCTTCAAGATTGCCATG CAAACCCTGGATGCGGGCCGCATTGGCATTGCCTCCCAGGCCCTGGGCATCGCCCAGGCTGCCCTTGACTGTGCCGTGACCTACGCCGAGAACCGCAAGGCCTTTGGGATGCCCCTCACCAAGCTTCAGGTCATCCAG TTCAAGTTGGCGGACATGGCCCTGGCCCTGGAAAGTGCCCGGCTGCTGACCTGGCGCGCTGCCATGCTGAAGGACGATAAGAAACCTTTcgtcaag GAGGCTGCAATGGCCAAGCTGGCTGCATCGGAGGCTGCCACCGCCATCACCCACCAG GCCATCCAAATCCTTGGTGGCATGGGCTATGTGACAGAGATGCCGGCCGAGCGACACTACCGTGACGCCCGCATCACTGAGATTTACGAAGGCACCAGCGAGATCCAGAGGCTGGTGGTCGCTAGGCATGTGCTCAAGAGCTACCAGAGCTGA